One genomic region from Leptospira tipperaryensis encodes:
- the gatA gene encoding Asp-tRNA(Asn)/Glu-tRNA(Gln) amidotransferase subunit GatA, with amino-acid sequence MNEILKKSYTELKTALGESKLSATDLAKACIERIKEVDGSVKAFLSLDEKKILEAASESDARRKAGKPLSEFDGIPVAIKDNICIQDSITSCSSKILENYKSPFNATVVERLLEKGFILFPRTNMDEFAMGSSTENSAFQTTRNPFDLERIPGGSSGGSAAAVAASMVPLALGSDTGGSVRQPASLCGLYGLKPTYGSVSRYGLVAYASSLDQIGPFSKDVQGCIDLYSVISGKDQRDSTSVNRPGFSASSVKEVDFKGLKVGVIKMTPEIDPDVTKAYETLLGQLKEKGATLIELDFSKFSLAIPIYYIIATAECSSNLSRFDGIRFGARKDPTGKLEDLYVDSRTEGFGAEVKRRILLGTFSLSAGYYDAYYGTAQKARVLIKKEYESFFSKVDFILQPTSPTTAFKVGEKTKDPVQMYKADIWTTSVNLAGLPAISVPMGKNGKGLPIGLQITAPSFEEGKLFGVSQAISKLEGLNIQFPEKIG; translated from the coding sequence ATGAACGAAATATTAAAAAAATCTTATACAGAATTGAAGACGGCTCTGGGCGAAAGTAAGCTGAGCGCTACGGATCTCGCAAAGGCTTGTATCGAAAGAATCAAGGAAGTGGACGGTTCCGTAAAAGCGTTTTTGTCTTTGGACGAAAAGAAAATATTGGAAGCAGCCTCCGAGAGTGACGCGAGAAGAAAGGCCGGAAAACCTCTTTCGGAGTTTGACGGAATTCCGGTCGCAATCAAGGATAATATCTGTATCCAGGATTCGATCACTTCCTGTTCTTCTAAAATATTAGAAAATTATAAATCACCTTTTAACGCAACCGTTGTGGAAAGACTTCTCGAAAAAGGGTTTATCCTTTTTCCAAGAACGAACATGGATGAATTTGCGATGGGTTCTTCGACTGAGAATTCGGCGTTTCAGACGACTCGCAATCCGTTCGACTTAGAAAGAATTCCCGGAGGTTCGAGCGGCGGATCCGCCGCGGCAGTTGCCGCGTCTATGGTTCCTCTCGCACTTGGATCGGACACGGGAGGTTCGGTTAGACAACCGGCTTCTCTTTGTGGACTCTATGGACTCAAGCCCACTTACGGAAGCGTTTCACGTTATGGGCTCGTTGCCTACGCGTCCAGTCTGGATCAGATAGGACCTTTTTCAAAAGACGTACAGGGTTGTATCGATTTGTATTCTGTAATCTCGGGAAAAGATCAAAGGGATTCTACATCCGTCAATCGTCCCGGTTTTTCCGCGTCTTCCGTTAAGGAAGTGGATTTCAAAGGTCTGAAAGTCGGAGTCATCAAGATGACACCGGAGATCGATCCGGACGTTACGAAAGCTTACGAAACTCTTCTCGGTCAGTTGAAAGAAAAAGGCGCAACTCTGATAGAATTGGATTTTTCAAAATTCAGTCTCGCGATCCCGATCTATTATATCATCGCTACCGCGGAATGTTCTTCCAATCTTTCTCGGTTTGACGGAATCCGTTTTGGGGCGAGAAAGGATCCTACAGGAAAATTAGAGGATTTGTATGTGGATTCCAGAACGGAAGGATTCGGAGCTGAAGTAAAACGAAGAATTCTTTTAGGAACGTTTTCCCTTTCAGCGGGCTACTACGACGCATACTACGGAACCGCTCAAAAAGCGAGAGTTCTTATCAAAAAAGAATACGAATCTTTCTTTTCCAAAGTGGACTTCATTCTTCAGCCGACATCACCGACTACCGCGTTCAAGGTCGGAGAAAAGACTAAGGATCCGGTTCAGATGTATAAGGCGGATATTTGGACTACGAGCGTGAATCTAGCGGGACTTCCGGCGATCAGCGTTCCGATGGGAAAAAACGGAAAAGGTCTTCCGATCGGTTTACAGATCACCGCGCCTTCTTTTGAGGAAGGAAAGTTGTTCGGAGTTTCACAAGCCATTTCTAAATTAGAGGGTTTGAATATTCAATTTCCGGAAAAGATCGGATGA
- the gatC gene encoding Asp-tRNA(Asn)/Glu-tRNA(Gln) amidotransferase subunit GatC produces MNLNEDSLQKIADLSRLKIRPEEKESTLRDFNKVLEYVDQVKGLDVSSIGDDEIYFQHENAIRPDLSGKHLSREEIEKFAPSFQNGYFVVPKVIET; encoded by the coding sequence ATGAACCTGAACGAAGATTCTTTGCAAAAAATCGCCGACCTCTCGCGTTTAAAAATCCGTCCCGAAGAAAAAGAATCTACTCTGAGAGATTTTAATAAGGTGTTGGAATACGTGGACCAAGTAAAGGGTCTGGACGTTTCTTCCATCGGAGACGACGAGATCTACTTTCAACACGAAAACGCGATTCGTCCGGATCTCTCCGGAAAACACCTCTCTCGAGAAGAAATCGAAAAGTTCGCGCCTTCCTTTCAAAACGGCTACTTCGTCGTTCCTAAGGTGATCGAGACATGA
- the hisF gene encoding imidazole glycerol phosphate synthase subunit HisF: protein MSNLTARVIPCLDIKDGRVVKGVNFVNLVDAGDPVESAAIYEENLADELCFLDITASSDRREILLHLVERIAEKIFIPFTVGGGIRTVADVRAVLEKGADKVSINTAAFQNPELLRESSEIYGSQCIVCAIDVKFQKERDRYEIFLHGGRTETGREALDWAQEAAEKGAGEILLTSMDRDGTRNGFDINLLKAFSSALEIPIIASGGAGNPEHMVEAILRGKADAVLAASIFHFGEYSIRETKRAMQEMGISVRLD, encoded by the coding sequence ATGAGTAATCTTACCGCGAGAGTGATTCCCTGCCTGGACATCAAGGATGGACGGGTGGTAAAGGGAGTAAACTTTGTAAATCTCGTAGACGCCGGAGATCCCGTGGAATCGGCCGCGATTTACGAAGAAAATCTTGCGGATGAACTTTGTTTTTTAGACATCACTGCCTCTTCGGATCGAAGAGAGATTCTTCTTCATCTCGTGGAAAGAATCGCCGAAAAAATTTTCATTCCATTTACTGTGGGCGGAGGAATCAGAACCGTCGCCGACGTAAGAGCCGTTTTGGAGAAGGGAGCCGATAAGGTTTCCATCAACACCGCCGCATTTCAAAATCCTGAACTTCTTAGAGAATCCTCCGAGATCTATGGCTCCCAGTGTATCGTCTGCGCGATCGATGTAAAATTCCAAAAGGAAAGAGATCGATACGAGATTTTTTTACACGGAGGAAGGACTGAAACCGGTAGGGAAGCTTTGGACTGGGCGCAGGAAGCAGCTGAAAAGGGTGCGGGCGAAATTCTTCTCACCTCCATGGATCGAGACGGAACGAGGAACGGATTCGATATCAATCTACTAAAAGCTTTTTCTTCCGCTCTTGAAATCCCGATCATCGCCTCCGGAGGCGCGGGAAACCCGGAACACATGGTGGAAGCGATTCTGAGAGGGAAAGCCGACGCGGTGCTTGCGGCTTCGATCTTTCACTTCGGTGAATATTCGATTCGAGAAACGAAGAGAGCGATGCAAGAGATGGGAATTTCGGTTCGACTGGACTGA
- a CDS encoding undecaprenyl-diphosphate phosphatase — protein sequence MNHYLNAFLRSIIEAITEFLPVSSTGHLFLFSSFFPFSGENFGIEFDDLFDIFIQSGAILSVLFLYRERFRSHIISSVSYLTKKNSDPQGFHFVIQIVIGALPILAAGFVAKNFLDTIKARPDLLDILASAWIFGGVLILIAEWFFHKKQGTHERKSVELKDAILIGIFQCVALIPGISRSAATIITARFLGKDTKSSAEFSFFLAVPVLLAAGIYKLYKYRSILNGDTIPVLAFGFLVSFLLCTLVIRWFLHYLQRHSFSAFGVYRILLGVGVLVFTKIIR from the coding sequence TTGAACCATTACCTGAACGCCTTTCTGAGAAGTATCATTGAGGCGATCACCGAATTCCTACCGGTGTCCTCTACGGGACACCTGTTTCTATTCAGTTCCTTTTTTCCATTTTCGGGAGAAAACTTCGGAATTGAGTTCGACGATCTTTTTGATATTTTCATTCAGAGCGGGGCCATTCTTTCGGTTCTCTTTTTATACCGAGAAAGATTTCGATCGCATATCATTTCTTCCGTTTCCTATTTAACTAAGAAGAATTCCGATCCACAAGGATTTCATTTTGTAATTCAGATCGTGATCGGCGCGCTTCCCATATTAGCCGCGGGATTTGTGGCGAAGAACTTTTTAGATACGATCAAAGCAAGACCGGACCTTCTGGATATTCTTGCGAGCGCTTGGATCTTCGGCGGAGTTCTGATCTTAATCGCAGAATGGTTCTTCCATAAAAAACAAGGAACTCACGAAAGAAAATCGGTAGAACTCAAAGACGCGATTCTCATCGGAATCTTTCAGTGTGTCGCGTTGATCCCGGGAATCTCCAGATCAGCGGCAACGATCATCACCGCTCGATTCTTAGGAAAGGATACGAAGAGTAGCGCTGAGTTTTCTTTCTTTCTCGCCGTGCCCGTTTTGTTGGCTGCCGGAATTTACAAACTCTACAAATACCGTTCGATTTTAAACGGAGATACGATTCCGGTTTTGGCATTTGGATTTTTAGTTTCCTTTCTTCTTTGCACACTCGTAATACGCTGGTTTTTACACTATCTTCAAAGGCATTCTTTCTCAGCCTTTGGTGTGTATAGAATTCTCTTGGGGGTCGGTGTTCTCGTTTTCACAAAAATTATTAGATGA
- a CDS encoding IS481 family transposase: MPWKEVSPMDERVKFIAAVCDGNISMTSLCETFGISRKTGYKWLDRYRKEGPNGLLEKSRTPHSNPNRVGFAEERMILALRKRHPTWGPKKLLVILEESNPEIIWPSASTIGNILQKRGFVKPRKRKRGVIPPSEPFRGYDHPNAIWCADFKGDFKLRDGIRCYPLTIPDGFSRFLLCCKGLSGTRTYETKREFEKCFREYGLPNAIRTDNGIPFAAGSGLSLLSTWWIKLGIFPERIRPGKPQENGRHERMHRTLKAEAVYPIRSSMRQQQKSFDRFRVEYNRERPHEALGQKTPSQIYNYSQRSFPNRLPEISYPDHFEIRKVDEGCFYWKNQRYFITKSLAGERIGFEPIEDGLWKIFFSFVTIGYFNEHTKKVTKTLKV; encoded by the coding sequence TTGCCCTGGAAAGAGGTGTCACCCATGGACGAGAGAGTAAAATTCATAGCAGCGGTCTGCGATGGAAATATATCGATGACTTCGCTTTGCGAGACGTTTGGAATCAGCCGAAAGACAGGTTACAAATGGTTGGATCGGTATCGAAAGGAAGGCCCGAACGGTCTTTTGGAAAAGAGTAGAACCCCGCATTCGAACCCAAATCGAGTAGGATTTGCGGAGGAAAGAATGATCCTCGCTCTTCGAAAGAGACATCCGACTTGGGGTCCTAAGAAGTTACTGGTGATCTTAGAAGAGAGTAATCCTGAAATCATCTGGCCTTCGGCGAGCACGATCGGAAACATTCTCCAAAAAAGAGGATTTGTAAAACCCAGAAAGAGAAAACGAGGAGTGATTCCTCCTTCGGAACCGTTTCGAGGATATGATCATCCGAATGCGATCTGGTGTGCGGACTTCAAAGGAGATTTCAAGTTGAGGGACGGGATCCGTTGTTATCCTCTGACGATCCCCGACGGATTTAGTAGATTCTTACTTTGCTGCAAAGGGCTCTCAGGGACAAGAACTTACGAGACTAAGAGAGAATTCGAAAAATGCTTTCGAGAATACGGCCTTCCGAATGCGATCAGAACGGACAATGGAATTCCTTTTGCGGCCGGTTCAGGACTCTCTTTGCTCTCCACTTGGTGGATCAAGTTAGGAATCTTTCCGGAGAGGATTCGTCCAGGAAAACCTCAAGAGAACGGAAGACACGAGAGGATGCATAGAACTCTCAAAGCGGAAGCCGTTTACCCGATTCGTTCTTCTATGAGACAACAACAGAAGTCTTTCGATCGCTTTCGAGTTGAATACAACAGAGAACGACCTCATGAGGCTCTAGGTCAAAAGACCCCTTCTCAGATTTACAATTATTCTCAGAGATCTTTTCCGAATCGTCTTCCGGAGATTTCTTATCCGGATCATTTTGAAATTCGTAAGGTGGACGAAGGTTGTTTTTACTGGAAAAATCAGAGATACTTTATTACTAAGAGTTTGGCTGGGGAAAGAATCGGGTTCGAGCCCATCGAGGATGGTCTCTGGAAGATTTTCTTCAGCTTTGTAACAATCGGTTACTTCAACGAACACACGAAGAAAGTAACAAAGACTTTAAAAGTGTAA
- a CDS encoding esterase/lipase family protein, with protein sequence MKSYPFFFRITFSLIILSLFSSCADLSIDKLKEKLNLKKKKSIAEEILGSLTFVFWAETNHELYKFIPLAPVLLKSQISADQFAVATPELKEAKSKIVLIHGWDFKEKNIDPPTDKFTKVSNLRGTWDDALEIYSQNLSGVQTNYELYTFTYRTSDYVENNGRRLIDKLNSVFTANDKVILLAHSMGGLVSRSALYHQNNTNDVIDFVVSLGTPYLGSPFASSSYQGSFGTLGDLIGFMTGTQGGKDLAYTNAFGTSYVVPLPSEYIDGAYNLYLERLLADSSKDARVTAFYGAMSVCNGHAGSDSIYTIGCTFLSNGSPSFANKSDGIVTTTSGKMSTKLPGARQISKDFDHAQLSFRNHVSSTARNTYFTEVLTIINAL encoded by the coding sequence ATGAAATCTTATCCTTTCTTTTTCAGAATTACATTTTCCTTAATTATACTCAGCCTCTTCTCTTCCTGCGCGGATCTTTCCATCGATAAGCTAAAGGAAAAACTCAATCTAAAAAAGAAAAAAAGTATAGCAGAGGAAATTTTGGGCTCTCTCACCTTTGTCTTTTGGGCCGAAACCAACCATGAACTTTATAAATTCATTCCCTTGGCTCCCGTTCTTTTGAAGTCTCAGATTTCTGCGGATCAATTTGCAGTCGCAACCCCCGAACTGAAAGAGGCAAAATCTAAAATCGTTTTGATACACGGTTGGGACTTTAAGGAAAAGAATATCGATCCTCCTACTGATAAATTTACAAAGGTTTCCAACCTGAGAGGAACCTGGGACGACGCTCTGGAGATCTATTCGCAAAATCTCTCCGGGGTGCAGACTAATTACGAACTCTATACGTTCACTTACAGGACCTCCGATTATGTGGAGAATAACGGAAGGAGATTGATCGATAAGTTAAATTCCGTTTTTACGGCGAATGACAAAGTGATTCTTCTTGCGCATTCCATGGGCGGTCTCGTGAGCCGATCTGCCTTATACCATCAGAATAATACCAACGATGTGATCGATTTTGTCGTTTCACTCGGAACTCCTTATCTAGGTTCTCCATTTGCTTCCTCGAGCTATCAGGGAAGTTTTGGAACGTTAGGCGATCTTATAGGCTTTATGACGGGAACCCAAGGAGGAAAGGATCTTGCTTATACGAACGCGTTTGGAACGAGCTATGTTGTTCCTCTTCCGAGCGAATACATAGACGGCGCTTACAATCTCTATCTCGAGAGATTGCTCGCAGATTCTTCCAAAGACGCGAGGGTGACCGCATTTTACGGTGCGATGAGCGTTTGTAACGGTCACGCGGGATCGGATTCCATCTATACGATTGGGTGTACTTTTTTGAGCAATGGAAGTCCGAGTTTTGCAAATAAGAGCGATGGAATCGTGACTACGACGAGCGGAAAGATGTCCACAAAACTTCCGGGCGCCCGTCAGATCTCAAAAGATTTTGACCACGCTCAACTTTCTTTTCGAAATCATGTGAGTAGCACCGCAAGAAATACGTATTTTACGGAAGTGTTGACGATTATCAACGCGTTATAA
- a CDS encoding LPS-assembly protein LptD: protein MHLRFILILCLLLLGIPIFGQTEEQMLRFMTGGAADQSPSSSPNDDKKLAILRAKNRLLGKSIDTLPDREVDDLLLSLGLTREGSLFSRRKRLRAALEEALPVAADPLASLPQTKKALPISIENASEGELLQVDKNKSGVLVLRGRVRLKLRSGSIEAETITVDSERQEIYAEGGIVYKDGRAVIEGDKFIYDFRLEKGVVYKTKGTFAPAHFIGEKLKKLDDKRYALEMGYFTICNAEKPHYSFKVNRLYIYDDKTVMATNVRYQVGGTTVLWLPFLYNSNLGNGWVTQAGKNNTQGLFMQNSYQWSVMPTLAVAPMGYKFRADFYEKTGQAFQLEMWKQSPYLNYLIDIGYANHRNYAISGAYEDRFHNFGIGTTAVTNQIDKGASFPYDPNSPYRNIGQDVEPWWKGRILLNSKTNNTEKDVTRNISFQYENYTNRLFDYEYGNRYEPSNSLQSLYTARNVRQGYIRNTLEWKFDYTENRGDLSINVGMKRNLLYYILSPTDKSGYFPTVDVLPTTTIRNSSEIGRIPYFNSAVYWDAYLNNTILRYYGVPTRENLSVPTFDGNYQDPYGNYKENVLRTQYFTQGETGLRTTLNFGSYMTFTPNAFFGAKKQSATSRNNAAVTGVTDNAFTSLERYLARESYEYVRTASNLRIGIPLIFFNATYRKLEAYKPELQDPILAKTRQHELEISLESYALENFEISIRTIRDLRSFSPDYQPQPTNQERWYFTVARFSGYFDFLDGLRPKRASLLEKKRSFYSGLFINNDYVHHTPKARPLSNSFTASYKMGGFTLPFVRLIRELELGGTWYHVYNSPILDGYRIFVKANVDFTRHLGIEAELDSRVSQPWRYTNQVGNTYDTFFYGNDPTTSASTLNLERTTLQRDLLDGTGVNGNGAKQNTALNINRFMGTIKYNLHTANFRLGYSMDLRAVPGGRTDGLVSFYDQSVFFSISITDFSLGQQDSSELTRIRLFRFRKRPFQTGDRAGISSENP from the coding sequence ATGCACCTCCGCTTTATCCTGATTCTATGTTTACTTCTGCTGGGAATTCCTATCTTTGGGCAGACGGAAGAACAGATGCTTCGTTTTATGACGGGCGGAGCGGCGGATCAAAGTCCGTCCTCTTCTCCAAACGACGATAAAAAACTAGCCATTCTCAGAGCCAAAAATCGGCTTTTAGGAAAGTCCATCGATACACTTCCGGACCGGGAAGTGGACGACCTTCTTCTTTCCCTCGGACTGACGAGAGAAGGATCTCTTTTTAGCAGAAGAAAACGTCTGAGAGCCGCGTTGGAAGAAGCGCTTCCCGTGGCCGCCGATCCTCTCGCGAGTTTACCTCAAACCAAAAAGGCTCTTCCTATCTCCATCGAAAACGCATCCGAAGGAGAACTCCTACAAGTGGATAAGAATAAGTCCGGGGTTCTTGTACTGAGAGGCCGTGTTCGACTGAAACTCAGATCGGGTTCCATCGAAGCGGAAACGATCACGGTCGATAGCGAAAGACAAGAAATCTACGCCGAAGGCGGGATCGTCTACAAGGACGGACGCGCCGTAATAGAAGGGGACAAGTTTATCTACGACTTCCGTTTAGAAAAAGGGGTGGTCTATAAAACAAAGGGAACCTTCGCACCCGCTCACTTTATCGGCGAGAAGTTGAAGAAGTTAGACGATAAACGTTATGCGCTCGAGATGGGTTACTTTACGATCTGTAACGCGGAAAAACCGCACTATTCTTTTAAAGTAAATCGACTCTATATCTACGACGATAAAACCGTGATGGCGACTAACGTGCGTTATCAGGTCGGCGGAACCACCGTTCTTTGGTTGCCCTTTCTTTACAATAGCAACTTGGGAAACGGATGGGTCACTCAGGCGGGTAAGAATAATACGCAAGGTCTGTTTATGCAGAACTCGTATCAGTGGTCCGTGATGCCAACGCTTGCGGTCGCCCCGATGGGTTATAAATTTCGAGCTGACTTTTATGAAAAGACGGGGCAGGCGTTTCAACTCGAGATGTGGAAACAAAGTCCTTATTTAAACTACTTGATCGATATCGGATACGCGAATCATAGAAACTACGCGATTTCCGGCGCTTACGAAGATCGATTTCATAATTTTGGAATCGGAACGACGGCAGTTACAAATCAAATCGATAAGGGAGCTTCGTTTCCTTACGACCCAAACAGTCCGTATCGAAACATCGGTCAGGACGTGGAACCCTGGTGGAAGGGAAGAATTCTCTTAAACTCAAAAACAAACAATACCGAAAAAGACGTTACCCGAAACATCAGTTTTCAATATGAAAATTATACCAACAGACTTTTTGATTACGAATACGGGAATCGTTACGAACCTTCAAACTCGCTTCAGTCCTTATATACCGCGAGAAACGTCCGTCAGGGTTATATTCGAAATACTTTAGAATGGAAGTTTGATTACACCGAAAACCGGGGAGATCTTTCGATCAACGTAGGGATGAAGAGAAATCTTTTGTATTATATCCTGAGTCCTACGGATAAGTCCGGTTACTTTCCTACGGTCGACGTTCTTCCCACTACTACGATTCGAAACTCTTCCGAGATCGGAAGGATTCCTTACTTCAACTCGGCAGTCTACTGGGACGCCTACTTAAACAATACGATCCTTCGTTACTATGGAGTTCCAACCCGCGAGAACCTGAGCGTTCCGACCTTCGACGGGAATTATCAGGATCCTTATGGAAATTATAAGGAGAATGTTCTAAGAACTCAATACTTCACACAAGGTGAAACGGGTCTTCGAACTACTTTGAATTTCGGAAGTTATATGACCTTTACTCCGAACGCATTTTTCGGGGCCAAAAAACAATCCGCGACGAGCAGAAACAACGCTGCGGTCACGGGTGTTACGGATAACGCGTTTACTTCTTTGGAGCGTTATCTCGCGAGAGAATCCTACGAATACGTAAGAACCGCTTCCAATTTGAGAATCGGGATCCCGCTGATTTTTTTCAACGCGACGTATCGTAAACTGGAAGCCTACAAACCGGAACTACAAGATCCGATTCTCGCGAAGACGAGACAACACGAATTGGAAATCTCTTTGGAAAGTTACGCGCTTGAGAATTTTGAAATTTCGATTCGAACCATACGAGACTTGAGATCCTTTTCTCCGGACTATCAGCCTCAACCTACAAACCAAGAACGCTGGTATTTTACGGTGGCCCGTTTTTCGGGTTACTTTGATTTCTTGGACGGCCTTCGTCCGAAACGAGCTTCCTTACTCGAAAAGAAAAGGAGCTTCTATTCCGGTTTGTTTATCAACAACGACTACGTGCATCATACTCCGAAAGCCCGTCCGCTTTCCAACAGTTTTACCGCTTCTTACAAGATGGGCGGTTTTACTCTTCCTTTTGTCCGTCTGATTCGGGAATTGGAATTGGGAGGAACCTGGTATCACGTTTACAACAGCCCGATACTTGACGGTTATAGAATATTCGTAAAAGCGAATGTGGATTTCACGAGACACTTAGGGATAGAGGCGGAATTGGATTCCAGGGTCAGTCAGCCTTGGAGATATACCAATCAGGTCGGAAACACATACGATACTTTCTTTTATGGAAACGATCCGACAACCTCTGCGTCGACTCTCAATTTAGAAAGAACCACTCTGCAAAGGGACTTGCTCGATGGAACCGGAGTCAACGGAAACGGGGCCAAACAGAATACGGCCCTCAACATCAATCGTTTTATGGGAACGATCAAATACAATCTTCATACTGCGAACTTCAGACTTGGGTACAGCATGGATCTTCGAGCGGTTCCCGGAGGGAGAACGGATGGACTTGTTTCTTTTTACGATCAGTCCGTATTCTTCTCGATATCGATCACGGACTTTTCTTTGGGCCAACAGGATTCTTCCGAGCTGACAAGAATTCGTCTGTTTAGATTTAGAAAACGTCCGTTCCAAACCGGCGATCGCGCGGGAATATCTTCGGAGAATCCTTAA
- a CDS encoding undecaprenyl-phosphate glucose phosphotransferase, translating into MLKERSQTFKLIFTILDFVTALLGGALAFVFRFYVVDETGMDRQYVDVESYVFLFVLLAFFQVIVFIAIDLYHPRRGLSFIDEFLTIGGGVFLNLVLVLAVLFFFRGDLGSERFSRSVILAYTVINTVTTSLIHYIARILLRTLRKRGYNLRSVLVVGVSETSKRFNDAVIKHGIYGYKILGFVQANTGKPVRKDMKVIGKVGKISKILETERPDLVVYTLEPSEGDYLKEVLDACDHEGIDLKIVPGFQEFIKARGRVEEMEGLPVISIRNIPIRLGYNKFIKRLFDLTFSILFILFFSPFYLLMALFVKLSSPGPVFYYQERVGLDNKKFSMIKFRTMVVQAKTQSETTWTIQNDPRVTGIGKILRKLSLDETPQFFNVLFGDMSVVGPRPERPHFVEKFKNDHRHYMRRHAVKAGITGLAQVKGLRGDTSIDDRIAADIYYIENWSLWLDLKIILLTPFKGIMDKNAY; encoded by the coding sequence ATGTTAAAAGAAAGAAGTCAGACATTCAAGTTGATCTTTACGATCTTGGATTTTGTGACCGCTCTTCTTGGAGGGGCGCTTGCGTTCGTGTTTCGTTTTTACGTCGTAGACGAAACCGGAATGGACAGACAATACGTGGACGTTGAGAGTTATGTTTTTCTTTTCGTTCTATTAGCTTTCTTTCAAGTGATTGTTTTTATCGCGATCGATCTCTATCATCCAAGACGCGGCCTTTCCTTTATCGATGAATTCTTAACCATCGGGGGAGGAGTTTTTCTCAATCTCGTTTTGGTTTTGGCGGTTCTCTTTTTCTTTCGAGGAGATCTTGGAAGCGAAAGATTCTCGAGATCCGTCATTCTTGCTTACACGGTTATCAACACGGTTACCACGAGTCTGATCCATTATATCGCGAGAATTCTTTTAAGAACTCTTCGCAAACGCGGTTACAACCTTCGAAGTGTCTTGGTCGTGGGAGTTTCGGAAACTTCGAAACGTTTTAACGACGCAGTCATCAAACACGGGATCTACGGTTATAAGATTTTAGGTTTTGTTCAAGCGAATACGGGAAAACCGGTTCGCAAAGATATGAAAGTGATCGGAAAAGTCGGAAAGATTTCGAAAATTCTCGAAACGGAAAGACCGGATCTTGTCGTCTATACGCTCGAACCTTCCGAGGGTGATTATCTAAAAGAAGTTTTGGATGCTTGTGATCACGAGGGAATTGATCTCAAGATCGTTCCGGGCTTTCAAGAGTTCATCAAAGCTCGCGGAAGAGTGGAAGAGATGGAAGGACTTCCCGTCATTTCCATACGAAACATTCCGATCCGACTGGGATATAATAAATTTATAAAGCGTCTTTTTGATCTAACGTTCTCCATTCTTTTTATCCTCTTTTTTTCACCCTTCTATCTTTTGATGGCCTTGTTTGTAAAACTTTCCTCGCCCGGCCCTGTTTTTTACTATCAGGAAAGAGTCGGCTTGGATAATAAAAAGTTCAGTATGATCAAGTTTAGAACCATGGTAGTCCAGGCCAAAACCCAATCCGAGACGACCTGGACGATTCAAAACGACCCGAGGGTAACTGGGATCGGAAAGATTCTTAGAAAACTTTCTCTGGATGAAACTCCTCAATTTTTCAACGTTCTTTTTGGAGATATGTCCGTTGTGGGCCCGAGACCGGAGCGTCCTCATTTTGTGGAAAAATTTAAGAACGATCACAGACATTATATGAGAAGACACGCGGTCAAGGCCGGAATCACGGGGCTTGCCCAGGTGAAAGGGCTCCGAGGAGATACTTCGATCGACGATCGAATCGCCGCGGACATCTATTATATCGAAAACTGGTCTCTCTGGCTCGACTTGAAGATTATTCTCTTGACTCCTTTTAAAGGAATCATGGACAAAAATGCCTACTAA